One Siniperca chuatsi isolate FFG_IHB_CAS linkage group LG3, ASM2008510v1, whole genome shotgun sequence genomic region harbors:
- the LOC122872903 gene encoding uncharacterized protein LOC122872903 isoform X2: MQVVSGRQSLWIYTLLFTSLQLWGRLSASTSSPILPAPKLDINLRLKDSVVLVCRAPEGHRGVLFMLYRLTENVDSQELQSGGEEVQFTVRVKEGDSVQRERELFCCLYKDQDGRYSAFSPYLQLEYQKDAAPTRSIPSFPPPVLSVKPSTGVVKRGEMLSFSCSVPTLPSRSQSQSSYNNKPVTFLLLRTAEQTGVTSIILQPQASQVSNPEPQPGVFTVGPVKGGEEGGYTCLYQMTKKRGLVNSTVSNMVQITITDVLPAPTLVLQQQTDVWHLLCTGSPAYPGSVFSLYLADNELPVATHHATLIHHQATFPVPVQDTPVALYQCQYSVLLGRKWSNSEHSLPLAVTRGSVPPSSPDLSGVDWPLILGSFSSAVLFLCSVALVVVVAHRKVKAAADEKKKRQEAQFWTQVHAKDHVVGMGQCGHNCRVSHQIPFMELALHIHNPDPSNPLEMFVFSLSLSLSLSLSLSLSLCVYTLFEFIYVASVGVTQQDRKGYFLSSYFMCSSKIVQFDRI, encoded by the exons ATGCAGGTTGTTAGTGGTAGACAATCACTTTGGATATACACTCTGCTATTTACTTCTCTACAACTTTGGG GAAGACTATCAGCTTCTACTTCTTCTCCCATTCTTCCAGCACCTAAACTTGACATCAATTTGAGGTTAAAGGACTCAGTGGTTCTGGTCTGCCGGGCCCCGGAGGGCCACCGCGGGGTTCTGTTCATGTTGTAccgattaacagaaaat GTGGACTCTCAGGAGCTGCAGTCTGGTGGTGAGGAGGTTCAGTTCACTGTGAGGGTAAAGGAAGGGGATTCAGTCCAACGTGAACGTGAACTCTTCTGCTGTCTGTACAAGGACCAGGATGGTCGTTACAGTGCATTCAGTCCCTATTTGCAGCTGGAGTACCAAAAAG ATGCTGCCCCTACTCGCTCCATaccctctttccctcctccaGTCTTGTCTGTGAAGCCCTCCACTGGTGTGGTAAAACGTGGGGAGATGCTGTCCTTCAGCTGCTCAGTCCCCACTCTTCCGTCCCGGTCTCAGTCCCAGTCTAGCTATAACAACAAACCAGTGACCTTCCTTTTGCTGAGGACTGCTGAGCAAACAGGGGTGACATCTATTATCCTCCAGCCTCAGGCCAGTCAGGTATCAAACCCTGAACCCCAGCCGGGAGTCTTCACTGTGGGGCCagtgaagggaggagaggagggcggGTACACCTGCCTTTACCAGATGACCAAAAAAAGGGGATTGGTTAATTCAACTGTCAGCAACATGGTTCAAATCACTATTACAG ACGTGTTGCCAGCGCCCACCCTTGTTCTCCAGCAGCAGACAGATGTGTGGCATTTGCTCTGCACAGGGTCTCCTGCATACCCTGGTTCTGTGTTCTCCCTCTACCTGGCTGATAATGAACTTCCTGTTGCCACTCACCATGCCACCTTGATCCACCATCAGGCCACCTTCCCAGTGCCTGTCCAGGACACTCCAGTGGCTTTGTACCAGTGCCAGTACAGTGTCCTCCTGGGAAGGAAATGGAGCAACTCTGAGCACAGCCTCCCTTTGGCTGTAACCAGAG GAAGTGTCCCTCCATCATCACCAG ATTTGTCTGGTGTGGACTGGCCTCTTATATTGGGCTCTTTCTCTTCTGCGGTATTGTTCCTCTGTTCAGTGGCACTCGTGGTTGTGGTGGCACACAGGAAAG taaaagcagcagccgatgaaaagaagaaaag ACAGGAAGCACAGTTCTGGACTCAAGTTCATGCTAAGGACCATGTTGTTG GAATGGGCCAGTGTGGACACAACTGCAGAGTCAGCCACCAGATCCCCTTTATGGAACTCGCTCTCCACATTCACAACCCCGATCCATCCAATCCattagaaatgtttgttttctctctctctctctctctctctctctctctctctctctctctctctctgtgtgtttatactTTATTCGAGTTTATCTATGTAGCATCAGTTGGAGTTacacagcaggacaggaagggCTATTTCCTCAGTTCCTATTTCATGTGCAGCAGTAAAATTGTACAATTTGACAGGATATGA
- the LOC122872903 gene encoding uncharacterized protein LOC122872903 isoform X1, protein MQVVSGRQSLWIYTLLFTSLQLWGRLSASTSSPILPAPKLDINLRLKDSVVLVCRAPEGHRGVLFMLYRLTENVDSQELQSGGEEVQFTVRVKEGDSVQRERELFCCLYKDQDGRYSAFSPYLQLEYQKDAAPTRSIPSFPPPVLSVKPSTGVVKRGEMLSFSCSVPTLPSRSQSQSSYNNKPVTFLLLRTAEQTGVTSIILQPQASQVSNPEPQPGVFTVGPVKGGEEGGYTCLYQMTKKRGLVNSTVSNMVQITITDVLPAPTLVLQQQTDVWHLLCTGSPAYPGSVFSLYLADNELPVATHHATLIHHQATFPVPVQDTPVALYQCQYSVLLGRKWSNSEHSLPLAVTRGSVPPSSPDLSGVDWPLILGSFSSAVLFLCSVALVVVVAHRKVKAAADEKKKRQEAQFWTQVHAKDHVVAGMGQCGHNCRVSHQIPFMELALHIHNPDPSNPLEMFVFSLSLSLSLSLSLSLSLCVYTLFEFIYVASVGVTQQDRKGYFLSSYFMCSSKIVQFDRI, encoded by the exons ATGCAGGTTGTTAGTGGTAGACAATCACTTTGGATATACACTCTGCTATTTACTTCTCTACAACTTTGGG GAAGACTATCAGCTTCTACTTCTTCTCCCATTCTTCCAGCACCTAAACTTGACATCAATTTGAGGTTAAAGGACTCAGTGGTTCTGGTCTGCCGGGCCCCGGAGGGCCACCGCGGGGTTCTGTTCATGTTGTAccgattaacagaaaat GTGGACTCTCAGGAGCTGCAGTCTGGTGGTGAGGAGGTTCAGTTCACTGTGAGGGTAAAGGAAGGGGATTCAGTCCAACGTGAACGTGAACTCTTCTGCTGTCTGTACAAGGACCAGGATGGTCGTTACAGTGCATTCAGTCCCTATTTGCAGCTGGAGTACCAAAAAG ATGCTGCCCCTACTCGCTCCATaccctctttccctcctccaGTCTTGTCTGTGAAGCCCTCCACTGGTGTGGTAAAACGTGGGGAGATGCTGTCCTTCAGCTGCTCAGTCCCCACTCTTCCGTCCCGGTCTCAGTCCCAGTCTAGCTATAACAACAAACCAGTGACCTTCCTTTTGCTGAGGACTGCTGAGCAAACAGGGGTGACATCTATTATCCTCCAGCCTCAGGCCAGTCAGGTATCAAACCCTGAACCCCAGCCGGGAGTCTTCACTGTGGGGCCagtgaagggaggagaggagggcggGTACACCTGCCTTTACCAGATGACCAAAAAAAGGGGATTGGTTAATTCAACTGTCAGCAACATGGTTCAAATCACTATTACAG ACGTGTTGCCAGCGCCCACCCTTGTTCTCCAGCAGCAGACAGATGTGTGGCATTTGCTCTGCACAGGGTCTCCTGCATACCCTGGTTCTGTGTTCTCCCTCTACCTGGCTGATAATGAACTTCCTGTTGCCACTCACCATGCCACCTTGATCCACCATCAGGCCACCTTCCCAGTGCCTGTCCAGGACACTCCAGTGGCTTTGTACCAGTGCCAGTACAGTGTCCTCCTGGGAAGGAAATGGAGCAACTCTGAGCACAGCCTCCCTTTGGCTGTAACCAGAG GAAGTGTCCCTCCATCATCACCAG ATTTGTCTGGTGTGGACTGGCCTCTTATATTGGGCTCTTTCTCTTCTGCGGTATTGTTCCTCTGTTCAGTGGCACTCGTGGTTGTGGTGGCACACAGGAAAG taaaagcagcagccgatgaaaagaagaaaag ACAGGAAGCACAGTTCTGGACTCAAGTTCATGCTAAGGACCATGTTGTTG CAGGAATGGGCCAGTGTGGACACAACTGCAGAGTCAGCCACCAGATCCCCTTTATGGAACTCGCTCTCCACATTCACAACCCCGATCCATCCAATCCattagaaatgtttgttttctctctctctctctctctctctctctctctctctctctctctctctctgtgtgtttatactTTATTCGAGTTTATCTATGTAGCATCAGTTGGAGTTacacagcaggacaggaagggCTATTTCCTCAGTTCCTATTTCATGTGCAGCAGTAAAATTGTACAATTTGACAGGATATGA
- the LOC122872903 gene encoding uncharacterized protein LOC122872903 isoform X4, whose translation MQVVSGRQSLWIYTLLFTSLQLWGRLSASTSSPILPAPKLDINLRLKDSVVLVCRAPEGHRGVLFMLYRLTENVDSQELQSGGEEVQFTVRVKEGDSVQRERELFCCLYKDQDGRYSAFSPYLQLEYQKDAAPTRSIPSFPPPVLSVKPSTGVVKRGEMLSFSCSVPTLPSRSQSQSSYNNKPVTFLLLRTAEQTGVTSIILQPQASQVSNPEPQPGVFTVGPVKGGEEGGYTCLYQMTKKRGLVNSTVSNMVQITITDVLPAPTLVLQQQTDVWHLLCTGSPAYPGSVFSLYLADNELPVATHHATLIHHQATFPVPVQDTPVALYQCQYSVLLGRKWSNSEHSLPLAVTRGSVPPSSPDLSGVDWPLILGSFSSAVLFLCSVALVVVVAHRKVKAAADEKKKRQEAQFWTQVHAKDHVVDLTLMRTSVTSQQEWASVDTTAESATRSPLWNSLSTFTTPIHPIH comes from the exons ATGCAGGTTGTTAGTGGTAGACAATCACTTTGGATATACACTCTGCTATTTACTTCTCTACAACTTTGGG GAAGACTATCAGCTTCTACTTCTTCTCCCATTCTTCCAGCACCTAAACTTGACATCAATTTGAGGTTAAAGGACTCAGTGGTTCTGGTCTGCCGGGCCCCGGAGGGCCACCGCGGGGTTCTGTTCATGTTGTAccgattaacagaaaat GTGGACTCTCAGGAGCTGCAGTCTGGTGGTGAGGAGGTTCAGTTCACTGTGAGGGTAAAGGAAGGGGATTCAGTCCAACGTGAACGTGAACTCTTCTGCTGTCTGTACAAGGACCAGGATGGTCGTTACAGTGCATTCAGTCCCTATTTGCAGCTGGAGTACCAAAAAG ATGCTGCCCCTACTCGCTCCATaccctctttccctcctccaGTCTTGTCTGTGAAGCCCTCCACTGGTGTGGTAAAACGTGGGGAGATGCTGTCCTTCAGCTGCTCAGTCCCCACTCTTCCGTCCCGGTCTCAGTCCCAGTCTAGCTATAACAACAAACCAGTGACCTTCCTTTTGCTGAGGACTGCTGAGCAAACAGGGGTGACATCTATTATCCTCCAGCCTCAGGCCAGTCAGGTATCAAACCCTGAACCCCAGCCGGGAGTCTTCACTGTGGGGCCagtgaagggaggagaggagggcggGTACACCTGCCTTTACCAGATGACCAAAAAAAGGGGATTGGTTAATTCAACTGTCAGCAACATGGTTCAAATCACTATTACAG ACGTGTTGCCAGCGCCCACCCTTGTTCTCCAGCAGCAGACAGATGTGTGGCATTTGCTCTGCACAGGGTCTCCTGCATACCCTGGTTCTGTGTTCTCCCTCTACCTGGCTGATAATGAACTTCCTGTTGCCACTCACCATGCCACCTTGATCCACCATCAGGCCACCTTCCCAGTGCCTGTCCAGGACACTCCAGTGGCTTTGTACCAGTGCCAGTACAGTGTCCTCCTGGGAAGGAAATGGAGCAACTCTGAGCACAGCCTCCCTTTGGCTGTAACCAGAG GAAGTGTCCCTCCATCATCACCAG ATTTGTCTGGTGTGGACTGGCCTCTTATATTGGGCTCTTTCTCTTCTGCGGTATTGTTCCTCTGTTCAGTGGCACTCGTGGTTGTGGTGGCACACAGGAAAG taaaagcagcagccgatgaaaagaagaaaag ACAGGAAGCACAGTTCTGGACTCAAGTTCATGCTAAGGACCATGTTGTTG acCTTACACTCATGCGTACAAGCGTCACCTCTCAG CAGGAATGGGCCAGTGTGGACACAACTGCAGAGTCAGCCACCAGATCCCCTTTATGGAACTCGCTCTCCACATTCACAACCCCGATCCATCCAATCCattag
- the LOC122872903 gene encoding uncharacterized protein LOC122872903 isoform X5: MQVVSGRQSLWIYTLLFTSLQLWGRLSASTSSPILPAPKLDINLRLKDSVVLVCRAPEGHRGVLFMLYRLTENVDSQELQSGGEEVQFTVRVKEGDSVQRERELFCCLYKDQDGRYSAFSPYLQLEYQKDAAPTRSIPSFPPPVLSVKPSTGVVKRGEMLSFSCSVPTLPSRSQSQSSYNNKPVTFLLLRTAEQTGVTSIILQPQASQVSNPEPQPGVFTVGPVKGGEEGGYTCLYQMTKKRGLVNSTVSNMVQITITDVLPAPTLVLQQQTDVWHLLCTGSPAYPGSVFSLYLADNELPVATHHATLIHHQATFPVPVQDTPVALYQCQYSVLLGRKWSNSEHSLPLAVTRGSVPPSSPDLSGVDWPLILGSFSSAVLFLCSVALVVVVAHRKVKAAADEKKKRQEAQFWTQVHAKDHVVDLTLMRTSVTSQEWASVDTTAESATRSPLWNSLSTFTTPIHPIH; the protein is encoded by the exons ATGCAGGTTGTTAGTGGTAGACAATCACTTTGGATATACACTCTGCTATTTACTTCTCTACAACTTTGGG GAAGACTATCAGCTTCTACTTCTTCTCCCATTCTTCCAGCACCTAAACTTGACATCAATTTGAGGTTAAAGGACTCAGTGGTTCTGGTCTGCCGGGCCCCGGAGGGCCACCGCGGGGTTCTGTTCATGTTGTAccgattaacagaaaat GTGGACTCTCAGGAGCTGCAGTCTGGTGGTGAGGAGGTTCAGTTCACTGTGAGGGTAAAGGAAGGGGATTCAGTCCAACGTGAACGTGAACTCTTCTGCTGTCTGTACAAGGACCAGGATGGTCGTTACAGTGCATTCAGTCCCTATTTGCAGCTGGAGTACCAAAAAG ATGCTGCCCCTACTCGCTCCATaccctctttccctcctccaGTCTTGTCTGTGAAGCCCTCCACTGGTGTGGTAAAACGTGGGGAGATGCTGTCCTTCAGCTGCTCAGTCCCCACTCTTCCGTCCCGGTCTCAGTCCCAGTCTAGCTATAACAACAAACCAGTGACCTTCCTTTTGCTGAGGACTGCTGAGCAAACAGGGGTGACATCTATTATCCTCCAGCCTCAGGCCAGTCAGGTATCAAACCCTGAACCCCAGCCGGGAGTCTTCACTGTGGGGCCagtgaagggaggagaggagggcggGTACACCTGCCTTTACCAGATGACCAAAAAAAGGGGATTGGTTAATTCAACTGTCAGCAACATGGTTCAAATCACTATTACAG ACGTGTTGCCAGCGCCCACCCTTGTTCTCCAGCAGCAGACAGATGTGTGGCATTTGCTCTGCACAGGGTCTCCTGCATACCCTGGTTCTGTGTTCTCCCTCTACCTGGCTGATAATGAACTTCCTGTTGCCACTCACCATGCCACCTTGATCCACCATCAGGCCACCTTCCCAGTGCCTGTCCAGGACACTCCAGTGGCTTTGTACCAGTGCCAGTACAGTGTCCTCCTGGGAAGGAAATGGAGCAACTCTGAGCACAGCCTCCCTTTGGCTGTAACCAGAG GAAGTGTCCCTCCATCATCACCAG ATTTGTCTGGTGTGGACTGGCCTCTTATATTGGGCTCTTTCTCTTCTGCGGTATTGTTCCTCTGTTCAGTGGCACTCGTGGTTGTGGTGGCACACAGGAAAG taaaagcagcagccgatgaaaagaagaaaag ACAGGAAGCACAGTTCTGGACTCAAGTTCATGCTAAGGACCATGTTGTTG acCTTACACTCATGCGTACAAGCGTCACCTCTCAG GAATGGGCCAGTGTGGACACAACTGCAGAGTCAGCCACCAGATCCCCTTTATGGAACTCGCTCTCCACATTCACAACCCCGATCCATCCAATCCattag
- the LOC122872903 gene encoding uncharacterized protein LOC122872903 isoform X3 → MQVVSGRQSLWIYTLLFTSLQLWGRLSASTSSPILPAPKLDINLRLKDSVVLVCRAPEGHRGVLFMLYRLTENVDSQELQSGGEEVQFTVRVKEGDSVQRERELFCCLYKDQDGRYSAFSPYLQLEYQKDAAPTRSIPSFPPPVLSVKPSTGVVKRGEMLSFSCSVPTLPSRSQSQSSYNNKPVTFLLLRTAEQTGVTSIILQPQASQVSNPEPQPGVFTVGPVKGGEEGGYTCLYQMTKKRGLVNSTVSNMVQITITDVLPAPTLVLQQQTDVWHLLCTGSPAYPGSVFSLYLADNELPVATHHATLIHHQATFPVPVQDTPVALYQCQYSVLLGRKWSNSEHSLPLAVTRGSVPPSSPDLSGVDWPLILGSFSSAVLFLCSVALVVVVAHRKVKAAADEKKKRQEAQFWTQVHAKDHVVDLTLMRTSVTSQILPLPSPYWHLTPSSALQSPDLLLVHLFSLRSPATQYIYRSFAPLSDC, encoded by the exons ATGCAGGTTGTTAGTGGTAGACAATCACTTTGGATATACACTCTGCTATTTACTTCTCTACAACTTTGGG GAAGACTATCAGCTTCTACTTCTTCTCCCATTCTTCCAGCACCTAAACTTGACATCAATTTGAGGTTAAAGGACTCAGTGGTTCTGGTCTGCCGGGCCCCGGAGGGCCACCGCGGGGTTCTGTTCATGTTGTAccgattaacagaaaat GTGGACTCTCAGGAGCTGCAGTCTGGTGGTGAGGAGGTTCAGTTCACTGTGAGGGTAAAGGAAGGGGATTCAGTCCAACGTGAACGTGAACTCTTCTGCTGTCTGTACAAGGACCAGGATGGTCGTTACAGTGCATTCAGTCCCTATTTGCAGCTGGAGTACCAAAAAG ATGCTGCCCCTACTCGCTCCATaccctctttccctcctccaGTCTTGTCTGTGAAGCCCTCCACTGGTGTGGTAAAACGTGGGGAGATGCTGTCCTTCAGCTGCTCAGTCCCCACTCTTCCGTCCCGGTCTCAGTCCCAGTCTAGCTATAACAACAAACCAGTGACCTTCCTTTTGCTGAGGACTGCTGAGCAAACAGGGGTGACATCTATTATCCTCCAGCCTCAGGCCAGTCAGGTATCAAACCCTGAACCCCAGCCGGGAGTCTTCACTGTGGGGCCagtgaagggaggagaggagggcggGTACACCTGCCTTTACCAGATGACCAAAAAAAGGGGATTGGTTAATTCAACTGTCAGCAACATGGTTCAAATCACTATTACAG ACGTGTTGCCAGCGCCCACCCTTGTTCTCCAGCAGCAGACAGATGTGTGGCATTTGCTCTGCACAGGGTCTCCTGCATACCCTGGTTCTGTGTTCTCCCTCTACCTGGCTGATAATGAACTTCCTGTTGCCACTCACCATGCCACCTTGATCCACCATCAGGCCACCTTCCCAGTGCCTGTCCAGGACACTCCAGTGGCTTTGTACCAGTGCCAGTACAGTGTCCTCCTGGGAAGGAAATGGAGCAACTCTGAGCACAGCCTCCCTTTGGCTGTAACCAGAG GAAGTGTCCCTCCATCATCACCAG ATTTGTCTGGTGTGGACTGGCCTCTTATATTGGGCTCTTTCTCTTCTGCGGTATTGTTCCTCTGTTCAGTGGCACTCGTGGTTGTGGTGGCACACAGGAAAG taaaagcagcagccgatgaaaagaagaaaag ACAGGAAGCACAGTTCTGGACTCAAGTTCATGCTAAGGACCATGTTGTTG acCTTACACTCATGCGTACAAGCGTCACCTCTCAG